The genomic stretch TGTAggaaataaagaagagaaaaaaacctAACCATGCTAACTCGAATCCTCCGCAACCAAGTCTCACATCAGATACCTTTTATCAATAGGCAAGACGGAATGGGAAAGTATGGAGAGGTATATCGGGGGTATGTAACACTACATAAAATGTACATTTTGTGACGGCAGCCCAACCGTCATTGCTCAAGGACGTATATAAAGGCCTCTTCCAACATCAAATCTCAAAAGATTCGTGTGTCTCTGTCTGGAGCCATCGCCGCAACGTCGTCTATCAATCGGCAGTTCGCTAGACCCtttcttgctttttgttttcttgccCATCGCCCCGTTTCGTCGTCACCGTTTATGCGCCAATATTGTACAAAGTTTCCCAGCTGTTCCGGATGCCCATATGTCGCCGTCgtcaaaataaaaaagaacaaagattTTTGCAATTGCTTAGCTCTGTCGCTGCTTGTGTCGGGGGTTCGCCTTGCAGATGATGTACAGGTATCCGTTGTGTCGCTTTCCGGCCTTTCGTCGAACGACCTGCGAATTTGATCATTAGCCCACGAACAAGTCCCCATTGCATGCACCTTGAGCGATGCTTGTAAACCCATTTCCAACCTACCTTGCAGTGCTCACACCTCTTCTTGACCGAGCTGTGAACCTTCATGCCCCTCGTCTGCTGCAGGGATCCTGCAATTGCGGGCTTGGACAGCCATCCCATCCAGGTGGAAGCCGGGCTGGCCATGAGCGGCTTGACAGCCTGGGCAGAGCGCAATAGCCCTGTGGTTATTGAGAATGCGCGCAGTAGGGATGCCATTGTCGCGAGGTTGGCAGTCTTGGCTTGTTGGAGGATTGGACGTCGGgccattttttttggtcCAAGTTTGCGAGCTCGCACTTGCGATTGGCTCGTCACGTGGTTTGTCATAATGAAAGCTCCCGCCACGAATCTCCATGCACTCAGCTGCGACGCGAGAGAGATTTGAAAGCAGTAAAAAGGATGTTGGGAAAAAAGGATGtattgagctgctggaagtATGGGTTCATGTCTTTACAATCACCTTCAATGACATAGTTATAGGTGTCGCCGTTGAGTGTTACAAGTCACCTCTCCAAGATGCCGTATTCTTGTCTTTAAAGTCTCTTTATGAACTATAGCTACCTAGTAGCATACTTGGAAATTCTCATACAAATTTTTCATACACATTTCTCATACATAAAAACCTCTCCTCGGCATTAGAAAGTGCCCAAAGCCCCAAAGTCCCTTGTCCTGTGGCTCATTAGCCAGTTTAGCAAATTTTAGATAGGCAAATTGCGCAAAGCCCTTGTCTTgagtagagaagaaaaagatagaAACTCAAAGAGGACTTCAAAGAGGAGCTCAGAGACGAGCTgagaaaggaagaacaaagaaaatcTCTCTCGCGCAGAAAAGcaaccaaaaagaaaaaagaaaaagaaggccattggaagaaaaggtgattgaaagaagagatgggGCTGTTCACCACTGCCGGTTGGTCATCCACTGAGCCGCCTTCAAAGCCGCTTTTTGGTCATAAAAGCACTTCTTTCCGTCATAGCCTTTCTTCGGCTGGAGCTCATCTTGATGATCTGGCGCTCCACCATCTATTCGCGTAGAGCCATATGCGGGAAtaccctttttcttgttgtcTGTGGGGTATTGGTTCCGAAGCTCGTGGATGCCACGTCGAAAGACATCTTCTCTAAGAGCTAGAATAACCACTGAATACCACCGCTGCATGGTGTCCAAGTCCATGgcgacatcttcaaggctGGGCAAGCCAGCCAACGAGTCAAAGTGGATCTTATTGTCTCGCATCAATGGCTCGTAGTAGGGAGAGATCCGGAGCCAGCCACCGACAACGAAAGCTGGGAACTGGGGCAATGGACGCTCTGTTTCCGTGGACTTAAGACGAATCAGtccagctccatcttcaaaGAGCGGTGCGTCCTCATTGAAGGCCTCTCGTTTCCAGTCGGGGCACAACTTGTCTATCAGCCGTTTCTTCTGCATCTTCCAGTGGTCGCATTCTTCGTCAAGATATCGCTGCAAGTGGCATCCTCCGCAAATTCGTCGGTGTCGTGGCAACCGATTCTTCGAACCGGCAGGGAAAAACTCTTCAAAAGTCTCGTATCCACACGAGGAGCAGCACAAAAGCGTTGTTGCCATGACTTTCGTATAATATTTTGGCCAGTCGTCCGCCAAGTGGTCATTCAAGGCCAGCCGGATGGGTTTAACAAGGTCATAGATTGCCTGTAATTTCAGATTGGTGCGAGTAGGGTCGTCTTTCTTCACCTCTAGATATCGATAGATGGCATCTAGGAAGCCGTAAACACCCAGTGGAGTGTTTGGTACCTTGGTCAAATACTCCATGAACGCATGGGTGGGTGAAAAAAGCTGACCGATACCCATTGCCTTTGATTTCATCACAGCCTTCAGGATAATGGCGTAGAAACCTCGCTGGGCTATGTCCATTGGCATAGGGCTCCAGGACAAGCCATACGTGGCCGCATTCTCATGCTGATATGGCATCCCTTTGTTAAAGTGAGGGAAGAAATCGAAGTCCTGAATCTCAGGCATATTTTGGCCGCGCCGTTGAATGTTTATCTCATGAATGAGGTCTAGGATTGGGATCACATCGCCGAAATGAATAAGAGGACAATTATAAATGCCCACCATGGTAACAAGGTTTAGCCCTCGGAGAATGATGGCGAGCACCCGGCGATCAAGGAATGGCACATCGTGCAAATGCAATACTCGGATATGCGCTCGAGCATTGAAGAGTTCCTGCACTACCACGAATGTTAGAATGAGTTTTCCAAATAGCCCAAGACGGTATCCTTGGTACTTACTCAATTTGATGAGATTCTCCACAGCCAAAGTGTAAGCCATCATATGTGGCTTGTAACCATTCCCCTCAAGCTGATTAGCCGACCACATCTTGTCGAGTGGTTTTAGCGAGCCCATTACATTGATGGCGCGGTGGTTTCCTTTCCACCACTCGATTGCTGCCTCGTCGGTTCGCGGGTCAATCACCTCGTCTTCTGACGCCCAGTAAGGTCCAGCTGCTCGCTGGCATGTTTCTCGCCAGACGTTTCCCCATCTGAAATAGACATGTTCCACCTCAATCGAACGAATCTTGTACATATCGGGATGATCCTCGGGTTCCAGTCTTCGACGCTCATCGTGCCAATCTTCAGGGCGGATCATGAGAGGGTACttttcttgagcttctcggaTGTCTCCTACGGTATACCGAGGAACCATGACGACCATGACAGATGAGGGGGGGTTGGCAATATAATTTGCTGCAGTGAAGTCCCACCGTTTCTATTTGTGGCATGTCAGACTTATTTGGTAATCATTCATCAGGTCGGAAAGGGGACGCGATGTTGACTCACTATATTGGAGCCTACCAGCCCAAAAATTCTACCAGAAGTCATGGATAGACTCATCACGGACTTGTGGCCATCCTTGAAGATCTCATCTAAGATCAAGGGTCCTGCATGAGCATGCTGTAGTACAGCTAGGATACCAGATAAGTGTGTGATTGAGTCCTTGCCCACAATGGCATTTGTGAAGTTTTGAGTGTTAAACCAAGGGCCCTACATGTGTCAGTGTTAATCTGTTCCCCAGGACGGCAACATCTTTCATTATTTACCTGAGTGAGAACGATTCGGCCTTTATCGCGACCTTTGCCACGACCTTTGTCACGGCCTTTGTCACCACCCTTGCCGCGAGTCTTGTTGAAGTTTTTTCTCAAGTTTCTTGCGCCAAGACGCAGTCTTTGAGACTCGTAAAACTCTTTACGCGGTTCTCGTTTGACTTGGCCGTTCAAGTATGCTATTACTGctttctcaatctccttgggcGCCATTGGTGTGACACTCGGATGAAAACCAGTCTCTTCAAGACGTTTTCTTGACTCATGCATTCCGTAATACGAGATGGGAGCTAAGATAATCATTAGTTCATAATTGGATCTCACCTCAGTGTATACTATTTGGACTTACTCGTGGaatcttcatcgtctgaaTCCATCGCGAACAGTGTTTTTTTCGACTGAGGTATATCAAAAATCCAATTCTGTCAATATGCACAATCAAGTTCTGTAGACAACCGTGGACTCGCTCAGTTCTATGCCTGCATATCGATTCGTTAGCTGCCTGAGCCTTGAATTTGACTGCCATAGTTGACTAGTCCTTTACCAACGATCAAGGGTGCATATGGGCAGAGAGGAGGCCAACTCCTGTGAGTACTTTGCAGCAAATCTGGCGGTGAGTGATATGTAGAGGTTGCATATGCATCAATCACGGCAGCCAAATCACTTCCAGTCTATCTCTCCAACAGGAGAAGCAGGTTTCTGCAATATCTTGAGAGGGCAAAAAGATGATTCGAGTGTAGAAATCAACTGAGCATCACCGCATGCGTTAAGTGAAATTTTATGTACCGtaccttcttctccttacttcatctcttcgaagaagaagggagaaaCTCTGGTATCTTGTGGGTACGcgaggaaataaaaaaaatagcagGGTGGGCGTTTGGGAGGGAGGAAAGAGGCATGGCATAGCGGCAGCAAAGAGAGCAATAGGCAGGTGAAGAGTACGAGATGATAGTTTCGTCTACTCTGTAGATGGAATGAATGGAGTTTTGATGGAACGGCACGTACGAAATTGTGCAGGATGGAATGGAGATGAAGTCGAAATGGACCTACCAAGTGATGCGAGAAGAAGTTGCCAAAGAAAATCTCCAAAGAAAATCTCCAAGCAACAGACAACAGTATCTAGTAAAAGGGTAACTTGGTTCCAGATGTCTGCAGCGAGCGATGCAGATTCGTTGTTGTTTCTTGGGGAGCAAATGCGTGGTCGAAGTTTGTGTTGTGTGCGGGAGAAAGGAGGGTGGAGGGTGAGAAGGAAAGTGCAAcgggggggagaggaggaaaaaagtTTTGGCTGCATTTCAAGTTCATATTTTTGGGCACGTGGAGGCCGCTGCCTGCACTCCAAGTCATCACAACATAGGTATCAACAGCCGGCTACCGTTTCCAGGAGCAACTGATAATATTGGTGAATAGGAGTCCCCTAACACCGCTAGCTGAAATGCATTATAACCCCCCCCTGAGCTGACTCCCAGCACTTGGGTTCTCCAGGTGAGATAGATCACAGCGGCCTTTTTAATTCATGTATCAGAGGCTTGAGGGTTTTGGCACAGCCTATAGACAGAAAAGCTCCATAAAGAAACCAAACATCTCAAGGTATGTGTGATGCTGCCGGTGCAGAATTGGATACCTGGAGATATCCATCTTGCTCTAGATTTTCGTGATACTGTTCAATGACAGACCAAGTAACAAGTAGCTTTGATCATAGTCTCTCAGGCCGTATTTCCATCTCTACGAGTAGCTTCTTTCAGGTGCAGGAATAAAAATAGACGCACGCACCGAGCATGATGCCTTTGACAAAGTGGGACCTGGTTGAAAATCCTCCTGGGcctgttttctttgtctttttacTACATCATTGTTCATCAACAGTCCTGGAGATTGAATTTAGTTCACTTCGTCGGCAACGCCCATCTGTGCGTTTGATTTCGGTGGCTTTGATCTTTTCCTAGCACCCAAACCTGTAACTTTCTCCTCCAAACATCCACACCACTTCCAATCATCCATATTGTCAACAGGAAATTCGACTATTTCGAGAAATTTTATCTCTTTTATCTACAGAATTTTTGATCCTCTTCCACACCCCCTTCTCCTATCTTGTTTGCAATAACCCCAGTGGCGATACTAGGCAGCGATTCTATCTAACAACCGTAGGTATCCATCCAACTTTGGCCATTTCTCCTCTattgcatcgccatcgctCACCAATGAGTTCCAGACCGTTCTTGTCATTTTTCTCCGAGACGCTATCCTCTTCAGTTCCCGCCTAGTCCTGTCTTTCCTCTGGAATATCGGAAAGCCGTTATCAAACCAAGCTACCAAGCCTCAGCGTGAAGATAAAGAAGAGTAGAATCCACGGCTCATCATCAGCCGTTCTATCAAAAGCGAAATAACCAAAGCTTCATTTAGCAAAGCATTGCAGACGTTGCTCTTATCCATCCAACACGAAGCCAATCTTTGCGATAGAGGTTCGCAGCTACACGACGCGTGCCAACAAACCACTTGAGCATCTCTCCGAACGATACGCTGCGTCATGTTTCAAAGCGAGCATAATTTCAAAAGTTGAAACAGCTGTATATTTGGGCTTTCATCATGTTCCTTTGCTTCACTTGAAGTCTCTCCACTGCAAGATCAACCCAAAGCGCAAGTTGTAACTCTGGGGAGAGAATCAGGCAACGTAAGCTTCGATTATGGTTTCAAACCAACCACTAGAGCTTCGAGGACTCTCTGACATTGGAAATAGTTATTTCTAGCAATAATCACGAAAGTAACCTCGAAAATTATGCGTTTCGTCAAAAAAATGGCGATGCCACAAACCGATCACAGAATCCAAAGAACCGCacacagcaacagcagataACATTCAAGAGACGATGACCATTCAAGAGTTCAAACCCGAGTATTCCAGTTTTCAATACATATTTACGAGTACTTTTACATATGCATATTATACTGTTTGAATAGCAGCATCGGGGGAAAGGGACTAGAAGATGATACAACCAGGTTACTTTCATGCCTCTGTTCAGCCCCAGCAGCTCAAGTAAAAAAGCAATACGTACCTCGAGCTTATATCGATGACCATTGCAACTCAATCCTTACGTATTCTACAAAGATGACGCCCTACGATGCGTTCGAACAGCGGGACAATTcccagcaagcaagcagaagcaacaCTGAAGTGCCAGATCGAACTACCGGTTGTATAGATTTTTCGATCTGGCACTACCGGTTGTATAGATTACTTCTCAAGAGTATACTCACAAATCACATGGGTACCAAGCCGTATGTTCAACAAAGCTCAAATTTTCTACCCTTTGATATGAACCAGGTGAGCAACCCGACTCTTCTAACCAATTCCTTGTTTCCAGTGAGTCGATGTATCCCCCAGAGTACCAAACGCCATCAGACTGGTCAGAGACCGGCAAAAATGCCTTCGAGAGAATCACGAAACCTGCCTACGCCATTTTGTTCTGTACTTCTGATGATCAACTTAGCGATTATCCTACTCAGCCAAGAACGCTCCTTGTTTTGGAATCAAAGCAACTGCCTCTCTGAAGACGAACAGACAGTGGCTCGCGAAATCATAGAGACGCAACAATATATAACATAGGGAATGGGACAACTTACATGTCTACGTCGGTAGATCATGAATAAGATTGACTACCTATGGTGGCTCGAGAGAAGCCAGCCAGATCCAAATATGGAACTGATGCGGAACGTGAATGACTTCCGTCTGCGAAAATCCTCGTTGGCGTAATTATTAGAGGACGAACTACAAAGCGAGCCTCCAATGGGCTCTGCAAAGATGACGAACTTCGCCTTGTAGATTATGTAGATGCGATACCGAAGTCCAGTTCCATCAGCTCTCGATATCGTACCAACAACGCACAATTAATATACCAGAAACGATCAGAATCTACCGATTGAGTCTCTGTCGAGATAAACACGATACTATTCTATGCTCTAATTCCTACGGTAACGGTATCGTGGGCGTAGTCAAAGACTTGCTCGACTCTTATATGCATCCTTTGTCAATATCGTTACGGTCCAATGATTCCAGAGACAGAATCACGATACGTCGTTGACAGCCTAAATGTATGCTCAAATCACACAGCGATCGCAAATTAACACAGCAAACAAGGGTCTAGTCTTATGCTTGATGGAGTTTATTATTCGTTCAAATAGCATGTCTGGTCTTTACAATTGCGCTATTCTTTGTATATACCACTTGCCACTTGGGTCTTGTGAGCTTGGGCATATTGTTTCAATTCTTCTAACCGCCGTCAACTGCAGGGTATccgaaaaagagacaagacagCAATCATCTTCCGGTTTCCAAAATATTCTAGAAACGTCGATCACTGAAAATGCCACTCTACAAAGCAATCTCGTCTGTTCCTTTCCCCCGCACAATATCCGACATCGGGGGGGTTCATCCAGCGTCAAGCCCATTTCCGAAATCGCGAAGCAAGACCGAATATCTACCTCTCCCCCAACGCCCGTTGATCTAGCAACTATTTGAACGCTGTATGTGTTtagaaaaaggaaacagAGAAAACATCATGACTCGAGGGGCAAAAAAACAGAGGCGGGATTTTCCTAGGTTTCTTTAGATGCAGATACAGTACCACTTTGCGTGCTCCGTCGCTACGAAAGCGTAATCGTGCTGTCGCAACTTTGAGTGGGCTAGCATGCCAACTCCAAGATAAAAAGTCATCTCAAATTGGAAATCCTTCAAAGCCAAGGCCCTAGCCAAGATAAgagaatggaagagaagaaacttCTCGGCAACAGGGTACTTATTACATGTGCACATTGCTACTGATTCCAGCAAATTCCAAGCTAAACAAGATCACACGACTCGAAATCTCGGTTCAGCACACTTTAGCTGCGCGGATCCCGCATCGTTTCGTCGCTGTTGGGTTACACCAAGTTGTAGCGTGTGCATGTCCAATATCTACGCCCTACGAGACTAAGAGTGAGCCTTTTTCGTTTTCTGTGAAAAgttttccatctctcttttttttgcgtatAGGCCCTTGATAGAGCACAGAGATTCGCTGCTACACAGTCATAGATACTGGGTCTGAAAGGCGAGTTCATCTCCTAGGGAAATGTGACTGCTCATACGGTTGGCATACACGCAGTAGCATTCGTATCAGGTGCGACTACCGTTGCACATAGAGTAAAAGGACCAGGGCAATccgtacggagtacatggCAAAATGACATCAACAGAAAATCTGCATGGTGCGCCTGAAACGTAAATGCGGTAAAGAGCCTCTCTGCAAAGCCAACCGGCCTGCCTGTATCAGCCAAGGGGATCTTCttccggcggcggcatggcAACCACTTTGTACTCCGTGCTGCATATTTGCACGCAGGGATGGTCCTCGCAGGCTAGAGCTCCGATGCAGAGTCACACCACCTTAGGCCGGCTAGAAAACAGCCAATCGAGCAGTAGTGCCGCGGTAAAGAGTCCAGACTTGAAACAGATTCTTGGTCGTAACAGAAATAGCATTCGATTCGACGATGATGCAGCCGCCGGCTTCCCACAGGCCCGTTGCCGCCGGCCGAGAACAACCAGCTGGACAGGATATTAATATATCGCAGTAGGATTCGGGAAATGGCGGCCTCCGTCCAAGATTCCATTTCTGTCATGTCGGTGGCGGGAGCGATGAACAGATTGGTGCTTATGCCAGCCAGCTCAAGTGACGGATCAGCCATCATACGATTCGCTCAGTCCTGCTGCATAATGTCTGGTACCTGGAATAGGCATAGCGATTGTGCCTGGCGCTGCCATGACAGGCGCCGTTGACAGATCTTAAGTGGAAACGGATTATCAACAGACAACGGCGTCTTTCAACGTGAGGCGACAACGTCAActctactgtacagtacGCGATTCCGTCCCCACTGCTTTGAGCATGAACTGGCGAAGCGGGGGGTGACTTGGCGATCAAGATGTGGTTCTGAGATGGCGGCAAAAGTGCTTCGTAGGCGTGTGACATTGATCCAGTGCTGCTCTGTGACAGACTTGACAGGCTgcttacttgtacaagtataccGGCCTTGGTGGACTCACGCTAGATCCGTGCAACTCCCGAGTGGTGGAGTCGCGGCTTGTTCGTCACAAGGCCGCTTGGCGGCGCCATAGGCTGGACGCAGAGAAAGCCAGAAAGGAGTCCTCGTTGTGAGCCATTCGTTGTCTCTGCTGCATTAACGAGCGTCAACGCACGTCCAGCCACCGGGAAGAATCCCAGCTCTCTTTGACTCATTTGCAGGGTGCCATTTGTAACTCGTATTCTCCACAGACCGATGAATAAGATTAAGAaagactaaaaaaaaaaagttgtagTATCCGTCTATTAATAATGAAATGTTTCACGTAGCTGGGGGCGGCGAAACTGTCGCAATCATCTCGGGTCCTAGCAGTAATCCTTATTCGTCGGTGTGCTTGCTAGGGCGTATCTCGTACTTATGTATGGAGTGTCAGTGGTAATAGTGACTCCGTACTGTTTCTTTTGAACCGTTAAAATGAATCAGATGAGTTAAGGAGTGCGGGAGGGCGAGCAGGGTCCTCATGGCGGATGGATTGACGGGAATGGGCAGCCGCATTAACATGAAGATTGGCAGCGCCAAGTCGAGCAGCATCAGGAATTGGGCAGCATTCGAAAATACCAGAGCAGATAGCGTCGTGGATATTTTCTATAAACAGAGAGAGGTCTTGGAAACATAATGAGACGCTGAGCCTATCATTCACGCTGCTGATTCTCAATGTTTGAAATATCAACCTGGTTCGTTATTCGTTATACTAGAATTAGTTCGTTCACAGCATTCTCGGTGGTAACTTGTCTTGCCAAGAGAACATGTGCATACATACCAATAAAGCTCACACATGATTgagacttggccttggcttgAGATATAAGGTAAGTATTGGCCGAATGCTGATTGCGCTCAGAATGGCCTCTGCGTATGCATGGTCTGTAGCTATTCTGAGCTCTGATCACACACGCGCCGCTTGGTAAGAGAGATTGCGATTCACATGCTCCTGTTGATCAAAGAGCAATTGCCAACGTCCAATGTGAAGGGATCTAGAGCAAGCGAGGGCTTCCTATCCGTATTGCGGAGTGCCGCCGAAAGGGGCTTCATTTTGCATCTCCAGGCTGGTTTAATGATTCCGTCTCGACAAATAATGGCCATGGACTTATCGAACGCCTCTCATTTGACGGAGACCCTTGTCGCATGGATGAAATCTCTTCTCTCCGGCTTTAGCAGCTGCTAAAAGAATGGGTCCCTGAACCctgtaattttttttttcttcccttttcttgcCGGAGATACTGGTCGGGGCTTTTTATGGCCAGTAGTACCACTTTTGGGATGAATACCTGTAATTAGTAGTACCAGAAAGAGCCTCGTATATCACGACATACATACCTATTTGTAGGTACTGTGTATGGCTCGTACGAGGTTGTGTGCATAGCaagggaagaggaagaacagACTAGAACAATGATGAGTGCCCTGCCCTATACCATGCCGATACTTGTATCTTCCAAAGACGAGGCCAGGATTATAGCAGTACATATATACTTTGTCCTGAGTGGTTAAAAGGGGGGAGATTGAATGCATGGCTCCTCAAGTGCTACTGCCAGGGACAGCGTCTCTCAGACAGGCCTgttgcagcagcctcgtCGAAGCACGCGTCGATACCAGATAGATACGTCTGGACAAGTGCGGGCATCGCAaacgcagcagccgcagtccGTCTCAAGCCAATTTCATGGCGCGCCCCTCCACATCACACACTAAAGTACAAGTAGGCGTCACATGGCCGATGACAACAACGTGGTGGTGCAGCTAAGCTCTGGCTAGCTGCCAGCTCCAGATGGAATGCACGGTATGTGTGAGGACGAGGCGGCCGCGATTGGTGGCGTGCTGCGAATGGCTGCTCACTCTGGGACGCATGACGACTCacaccatcgccagcagcgatGACTTGTCCAACGGCCTCTGCCCCACGGGCAGCAGGTAGGTACTCCGTATGTACGTGTATACAATACCTGGATAGAAGCCAATCTCGCTGACGAGGAGGGGCGCACCATAAGTGGAATCAAAATGGAGTGATGTGAAAGCATTTGCTTTTAGGTTAAAGCCAGGGCCCCCTCGACACCAAGCACTTTGCAGCGTGGGCGCATATGCATGGACATGGGCCACACAGTAGCAGGACAAGAAGGGGCCACAACGCGCCACTCTTGTGCAGCCAAGTGCCATCTCGGTACTTGGTTCGAAGAGCAGCGGCCTTTGGTTGGTTCCCTGGCAAGGCAAATGCTTCATTCACCCATACTGGAGTTGTCGCAGCGCCATTGTGTCTCAGCGCCGAGTGGCCAGTGGGAGGTGGTGCATGCGATCactgcttcagctgctgcgtcttcttctcccgctcGTTCGCTCGCAGGCACTCGCCGCAATAGTTTGCATGGTGTGCATATGTAGAGAGCCACAAACACGGGAGAGGGGAGCAAGTGACTGGAGGAGGCCATCATGACGCTCTTCTGCAGCCGGCTCGCTGCATCGACAAGCCGGGAACCTGAAGGCGAGGCAAGAATCGAGATGGCCGCCGGCCGTTCGTCCCACCTGCTCCATGCAGCCCAGCATTCTTATGGGTGGCTATTATTGACACCACATGTCCGTCTTGATATACCGTCCTGTATGGCTTGACCTCCCTCCAATAGAGGCAGCGCTGCAGTTTCACCGCCACTCATCAGGGCGGCCTTCTTGTTGCAGGAGAATCAGGAGGCCCAAGATGTGCCCCCCCTTTCATTGCTCAATGGGCACTCACCCAAACAACAGCCTCTTGAATCCCCCCCCTGGCCACCCCTGCCCTGTTTATGTTGCTTGCATTTTCTGCGACGTCGtggtgctagc from Trichoderma atroviride chromosome 3, complete sequence encodes the following:
- a CDS encoding uncharacterized protein (EggNog:ENOG41), which produces MDSDDEDSTTPISYYGMHESRKRLEETGFHPSVTPMAPKEIEKAVIAYLNGQVKREPRKEFYESQRLRLGARNLRKNFNKTRGKGGDKGRDKGRGKGRDKGRIVLTQGPWFNTQNFTNAIVGKDSITHLSGILAVLQHAHAGPLILDEIFKDGHKSVMSLSMTSGRIFGLVGSNIKRWDFTAANYIANPPSSVMVVMVPRYTVGDIREAQEKYPLMIRPEDWHDERRRLEPEDHPDMYKIRSIEVEHVYFRWGNVWRETCQRAAGPYWASEDEVIDPRTDEAAIEWWKGNHRAINVMGSLKPLDKMWSANQLEGNGYKPHMMAYTLAVENLIKLMQELFNARAHIRVLHLHDVPFLDRRVLAIILRGLNLVTMVGIYNCPLIHFGDVIPILDLIHEINIQRRGQNMPEIQDFDFFPHFNKGMPYQHENAATYGLSWSPMPMDIAQRGFYAIILKAVMKSKAMGIGQLFSPTHAFMEYLTKVPNTPLGVYGFLDAIYRYLEVKKDDPTRTNLKLQAIYDLVKPIRLALNDHLADDWPKYYTKVMATTLLCCSSCGYETFEEFFPAGSKNRLPRHRRICGGCHLQRYLDEECDHWKMQKKRLIDKLCPDWKREAFNEDAPLFEDGAGLIRLKSTETERPLPQFPAFVVGGWLRISPYYEPLMRDNKIHFDSLAGLPSLEDVAMDLDTMQRWYSVVILALREDVFRRGIHELRNQYPTDNKKKGIPAYGSTRIDGGAPDHQDELQPKKGYDGKKCFYDQKAALKAAQWMTNRQW